The following coding sequences are from one Megamonas funiformis window:
- a CDS encoding iron-containing alcohol dehydrogenase → MEKFKFYCPTEIIFGKDSELSTASLIKKYNGHNVLIVYGGGSVKRSGLLDKICQQLSNDNLSYMTLGGVQPNPIVCFVNDAVKKAYQANIDFVLAIGGGSVIDTAKAIAHGLKYPQNDIWDIWTKKITLTNTTPMGSIVTLAAAGSETSDSAVLTNEQTGQKRGLSTPFNRPCFAIMNPQLTYSAPNYQKACGIADILMHTLERYFAKEQNNYLTDYIAEGLLKDVIAQAPIMINEPTNYIAHSEIMYAGSLSHNDITGLGRTKDFSVHKFGHELSAKYNATHGASLTAIWSSWARYIYQKDIQRFCHLGKILFNIDTLNKTDETIALETIKHFEDFFTSLNLPINISQLVGKTLTDEELTYLTSMCTDNNTKTIGNFSPLNYQDVYAIFKLANH, encoded by the coding sequence ATGGAAAAATTTAAATTTTACTGTCCTACAGAAATTATTTTTGGCAAAGATAGTGAATTATCCACTGCTTCATTAATCAAAAAATACAATGGTCATAATGTATTAATAGTATATGGCGGTGGCTCAGTAAAACGTTCTGGACTACTTGATAAAATTTGTCAACAATTATCCAATGATAATTTATCTTATATGACCTTAGGTGGCGTTCAGCCAAATCCTATTGTTTGCTTTGTAAATGATGCTGTAAAAAAAGCATATCAAGCTAATATTGATTTTGTCTTAGCTATCGGTGGCGGTTCTGTCATCGATACAGCTAAAGCCATTGCACATGGTCTGAAATATCCACAAAATGATATTTGGGATATCTGGACAAAAAAAATAACCTTGACTAATACTACTCCTATGGGTAGCATTGTTACTTTAGCTGCTGCCGGTAGTGAAACAAGTGATTCTGCTGTTTTAACTAACGAACAAACAGGTCAAAAACGTGGTCTTAGTACGCCATTTAATCGTCCATGTTTTGCTATTATGAACCCTCAATTAACTTACAGTGCCCCAAATTATCAAAAAGCCTGTGGTATTGCCGATATTTTAATGCATACATTAGAACGTTATTTTGCCAAAGAACAAAATAATTATCTCACAGATTATATAGCTGAAGGTCTATTAAAAGATGTCATCGCGCAAGCTCCAATCATGATAAATGAGCCTACAAATTATATTGCTCATAGTGAAATTATGTATGCTGGTTCTTTGTCCCACAATGATATAACAGGTCTTGGTCGCACTAAAGATTTTAGTGTACATAAATTTGGTCATGAATTAAGTGCTAAATATAACGCTACTCATGGAGCCTCATTGACTGCTATTTGGTCATCATGGGCTAGATATATCTATCAAAAAGATATTCAGCGTTTTTGTCATCTAGGAAAAATCTTATTTAATATTGATACATTAAATAAAACTGATGAAACTATTGCCCTTGAAACTATCAAACATTTTGAAGACTTCTTCACTAGTCTAAACTTACCTATAAATATCAGCCAATTAGTAGGAAAAACATTAACTGATGAAGAATTGACTTATCTCACTTCAATGTGTACAGATAATAATACAAAAACCATCGGTAATTTTTCACCATTAAATTATCAAGACGTCTATGCTATTTTTAAATTAGCAAATCATTAA